A genomic window from Anticarsia gemmatalis isolate Benzon Research Colony breed Stoneville strain chromosome 6, ilAntGemm2 primary, whole genome shotgun sequence includes:
- the LOC142973430 gene encoding flexible cuticle protein 12-like, with translation MKSFIVVALFVAAAVAAPAGPDADAQVLRYESDNIGVDGFSYAYETSNGISHSEQGQVTNAGSENEAIAVRGQFSYTGPDGQIYTVTYIADENGFQPQGAHLPVAP, from the exons ATGAAATCG TTCATCGTAGTCGCTCTGTTCGTcgccgccgccgtcgccgccCCCGCTGGCCCCGACGCTGACGCTCAAGTCCTCCGCTACGAGAGCGACAACATCGGAGTTGATGGATTCAGCTATGC TTACGAGACCTCCAACGGAATCAGCCATAGTGAGCAGGGACAGGTGACGAACGCTGGATCTGAGAACGAAGCCATCGCCGTCCGCGGTCAGTTCTCTTACACCGGTCCTGACGGCCAGATCTACACCGTCACTTACATCGCTGACGAGAACGGCTTCCAGCCCCAGGGCGCTCACCTCCCCGTCGCTCCCTAA